A portion of the Gasterosteus aculeatus chromosome 12, fGasAcu3.hap1.1, whole genome shotgun sequence genome contains these proteins:
- the LOC120809962 gene encoding immunoglobulin superfamily containing leucine-rich repeat protein 2, which produces MASTGIVYLALWLTSVFTAGLGCPELCTCSDKYERHFAECSYKDLVQVPGDLPPNVTTVSLSANKITLLPIGCFDNVTQVTSLWMAHNEIVSIEEGALTPLVHLRNFDISHNMIVDFPWEDLQNLTGLQLLKMNHNEMVHLPKDAFYNLKDLRSLRLNNNKFITITEGTFVGLVSLSHLQIYKNPFACDCSLGWLRDWISSTAITVPEQNLIICASPQKLRGKAIGILPKSKCTGTNVTIRAKPNIHNMTFYEGSALVLTCEFRGNPKPLVIWNIHSESRKEELALSFAEDDSAESNEDSLVSPGPVKVFNNGTLVISHLRREDSGSYNCSATNENGRAQDSVSVVVVALTQPTPTEQKTTTPTYTKSHLPIMKTTHKTSVLDFVHLPDLKRKDMMKIEPTFPPDENIKSEETTNPSVTSTCGLTANTRNISSQVFSGSLEDTKQYTFDFGVIALAVSETEATVRLNPLLIPRYDSANGAAAASDESSDIDSEEHDSFSDLSKKANSDGLYLCITGDRKHSAVQWSRIKEGVGTYLFSGLRPSTNYSLCLTYRGEDCEVQVLFTTRRRVPNLLIIISVSICLLTVSTVPLLGATCFHLVYKYRSKTYKLILKAKGQYHMERNLTANFNVRAPHTESRRKIDSGRLDEEEGETESGDGEKEADTEESIMTESFSLSHCRGNSDNCEVGSEYSDRLPLGAEAVNITSS; this is translated from the coding sequence ATGGCATCCACAGGCATCGTCTACCTCGCTCTGTGGCTCACCTCAGTCTTCACCGCCGGACTCGGATGCCCGGAGCTTTGTACCTGCTCAGATAAATACGAACGCCATTTTGCTGAATGCTCCTACAAAGATTTAGTGCAAGTCCCAGGCGATTTGCCTCCTAATGTGACGACTGTGAGTCTCTCCGCCAATAAGATCACTTTGCTACCAATCGGGTGCTTTGATAACGTCACCCAGGTGACGTCGCTGTGGATGGCCCACAATGAGATTGTCTCAATCGAAGAAGGGGCCCTCACACCTTTGGTTCATCTGCGCAACTTTGACATCAGCCACAATATGATTGTAGACTTTCCTTGGGAGGATCTGCAGAACCTGACGGGCCTTCAACTGCTGAAGATGAACCACAACGAGATGGTCCATCTGCCGAAGGACGCCTTCTACAACCTCAAAGACCTGAGGTCCCTCCGACTCAATAACAACAAATTCATAACTATAACTGAAGGGACGTTTGTCGGTTTGGTTTCTTTGTCCCACTTGCAGATTTATAAAAATCCTTTTGCATGCGACTGCTCCCTCGGTTGGCTCAGAGACTGGATTTCATCAACTGCGATCACAGTCCCGGAGCAGAATCTGATCATCTGTGCGTCTCCGCAGAAACTGAGAGGGAAAGCGATAGGAATATTACCCAAGTCAAAGTGCACGGGCACCAACGTGACGATACGGGCCAAGCCAAATATTCATAACATGACTTTCTACGAAGGGAGTGCGTTGGTCTTGACTTGTGAGTTCAGAGGAAACCCAAAGCCTCTGGTGATTTGGAATATCCACAGCGAAAGTCGGAAGGAAGAGCTGGCTTTGTCCTTTGCTGAAGATGACTCGGCAGAATCCAATGAGGACTCCTTAGTGTCCCCCGGTCCCGTCAAAGTCTTTAATAACGGGACTCTTGTCATTTCGCACCTCAGGAGGGAAGACAGCGGCAGCTACAACTGCTCGGCCACAAATGAGAACGGAAGAGCACAGGATTCAGTgtcagtggtggtggtggcttTAACTCAACCAACACCTACCGAACAAAAGACCACAACACCTACTTACACTAAATCACACCTGCCTAtaatgaaaacaacacacaaaacatccGTTTTGGACTTTGTACATCTCCCTGATTTGAAGAGAAAAGACATGATGAAAATCGAACCCACTTTTCCGCCAGATGAGAATATCAAGTCTGAGGAGACAACCAATCCATCGGTTACTAGTACATGCGGCTTGACGGCTAACACAAGAAACATTTCTAGCCAAGTCTTTAGCGGGAGTTTAGAAGATACCAAGCAGTACACATTTGACTTTGGTGTCATTGCTTTAGCCGTATCAGAAACAGAGGCAACCGTCCGGCTCAATCCTCTCCTCATACCCAGGTACGACAGCGCCAATGGGGCCGCCGCCGCATCCGATGAGAGCTCCGACATTGACAGCGAAGAGCATGACAGCTTTTCCGACCTCTCTAAAAAGGCCAATTCTGATGGCTTGTACCTGTGCATCACCGGCGACCGAAAACACTCAGCGGTGCAGTGGTCGAGGATCAAAGAAGGAGTCGGCACGTATCTGTTCAGCGGTTTGCGCCCCAGCACCAACTACTCGCTGTGTCTGACCTACAGAGGGGAGGACTGCGAGGTCCAGGTGCTGTTCACCACCAGGAGGCGGGTACCCAACctgctcatcatcatctccGTCAGCATCTGCCTCCTCACCGTATCCACCGTGCCTCTCCTCGGTGCCACCTGCTTCCACCTGGTGTACAAATACCGCAGCAAGACCTACAAGCTGATCCTGAAGGCCAAAGGCCAGTACCACATGGAGAGGAACCTCACCGCCAACTTTAACGTCCGCGCGCCTCACACCGAGTCCCGGAGGAAGATCGACAGCGGCCggctggacgaggaggagggggagacggagagcgGGGACGGAGAGAAGGAGGCGGATACGGAAGAGAGTATCATGACTGAGTCCTTTTCTCTGTCACATTGCAGAGGCAATTCAGACAACTGTGAGGTTGGATCGGAGTATAGTGATAGGTTACCTTTGGGCGCTGAAGCAGTGAATATTACAAGCAGCTAG